In Deltaproteobacteria bacterium, a genomic segment contains:
- the acpP gene encoding acyl carrier protein, whose amino-acid sequence MHQGKEEIYASVKNILSEKFNLRPETLTLDDYLVDDLGADSLDIVELILYLEENYGVPIDEDQAEMLETVGDVVDFLHNAQPHHPGGK is encoded by the coding sequence ATGCACCAAGGAAAAGAGGAAATTTACGCTTCCGTAAAGAATATCTTGTCTGAAAAATTCAACCTAAGGCCGGAAACCCTGACACTGGACGATTACCTGGTGGATGACCTCGGAGCCGACAGCCTGGATATAGTGGAGCTCATCCTCTATCTCGAGGAAAATTACGGCGTCCCCATCGATGAAGACCAGGCCGAGATGCTTGAGACCGTCGGCGATGTCGTAGACTTTCTGCACAATGCCCAACCGCATCATCCCGGTGGAAAATGA